The Oxyura jamaicensis isolate SHBP4307 breed ruddy duck chromosome 24, BPBGC_Ojam_1.0, whole genome shotgun sequence genome contains a region encoding:
- the TMEM218 gene encoding transmembrane protein 218 isoform X1 produces the protein MAGPVLGAGPGALLLAAIWALALLLCLALARAPGAARRAPCGAELPAFCCKPLFPGHCAGPQVDWDRNAWLFRSPQIVDTFFISRLILLAVMALVFLGCMFLLLLHHLAEPVYAKPLRSSWSLNGEMRKVKRTELRDPASFCLNNGFMRPGVVLVNNF, from the exons ATGGCGGGGCCAGTGCTGGGCGCGGGGCCCGGCGCGCTGCTGCTGGCGGCGATCTGGGCGCTggcgctgctgctctgcctggcgCTCGCCCGCGCTCCCGGTGCCGCCAG GAGAGCTCCATGTGGGGCTGAGTTGCCGGCCTTCTGCTGCAAACCTCTTTTTCCAGGCCACTGCGCGGGCCCACAGGTGGACTGGGACCGTAACGCGTGGCTTTTCCGCTCCCCACAGATCGTGGACACCTTCTTCATCAGCCGCCTCATCCTCCTGGCTGTGATGGCCCTGGTCTTCCTCGGGTGCatgttccttctgctgcttcacCACCTCGCAGAGCCGGTGTACGCCAAGCCTCTGcgcagcagctggag ccTAAACGGGGAAATGCGGAAGGTAAAGAGAACTGAACTCAGAGATCCAGCCAGTTTCTGCCTGAACAATGGGTTTATGAGGCCTGGGGTGGTTTTGGTGAATAATTTTTAA
- the TMEM218 gene encoding transmembrane protein 218 isoform X2, with protein sequence MAGPVLGAGPGALLLAAIWALALLLCLALARAPGAARLAALPVPLGAALLSAALLLYPREEEEEEEGAGPPPGTEIVDTFFISRLILLAVMALVFLGCMFLLLLHHLAEPVYAKPLRSSWSLNGEMRKVKRTELRDPASFCLNNGFMRPGVVLVNNF encoded by the exons ATGGCGGGGCCAGTGCTGGGCGCGGGGCCCGGCGCGCTGCTGCTGGCGGCGATCTGGGCGCTggcgctgctgctctgcctggcgCTCGCCCGCGCTCCCGGTGCCGCCAG GCTGGCCGCGCTGCCGGTGCCGCTGGGCGCCGCGTTGCTCAGCGCCGCGCTGCTGCTGTACCcgcgggaggaggaggaggaggaggaaggcgcggggccgccccccggcACCGAG ATCGTGGACACCTTCTTCATCAGCCGCCTCATCCTCCTGGCTGTGATGGCCCTGGTCTTCCTCGGGTGCatgttccttctgctgcttcacCACCTCGCAGAGCCGGTGTACGCCAAGCCTCTGcgcagcagctggag ccTAAACGGGGAAATGCGGAAGGTAAAGAGAACTGAACTCAGAGATCCAGCCAGTTTCTGCCTGAACAATGGGTTTATGAGGCCTGGGGTGGTTTTGGTGAATAATTTTTAA